From a region of the Globicephala melas chromosome 19, mGloMel1.2, whole genome shotgun sequence genome:
- the EPS8L1 gene encoding epidermal growth factor receptor kinase substrate 8-like protein 1, whose product MSSTTGPEASPKRSAKSIYEQRKRYSTEVMADVSQYPVNHLVTFCLGEEDGVHTVEDASRKLALMDSQGRVWAQDMLLRVSPTHVALLDPVSKEELESYPLSAIVRCDTVIPPGQSCSLLLLVCQEPERTQPDVHFFQGLRLAAELIREDIQGALHNYRSGRGERRAAALRATRKELQCHPSPAAETPPLQHRPTVRAAINTVEPATGRGRPQADPIPETAEMRRPGRAEVCSSADPTSRDLGPCGPDLASLQAEREVDILNHVFDDVETFVSRLQKSAEATRVLEHRERSRRTRHREAGEGLLTLRAKPPSEAEFIDVLQKIKYAFSLLARLRSNIANPSSPELLHFLFGPLQMIVDASGGPQFASCVRRPHLTSEAVALLWDNVTQLENTLWTSLGDSWTRPGIELPSEEGPPYRPEFYSGWEPTATDPQGRAWEDPVEKQLQHERRRQQQSTPQVAVNGHQDQEPEAEPQGLEPAGKWVLCNYDFQARNSSELSVKQWDILEVLDDQRKWWKVRDQRGQEGYVPYNILTPHPGPRGGRSLENSTPSPPPPPMSAPAPAPPPPPAPPAPAVAPAPHPPPASALAPAPPPPSASAPAPTPPPPPAPVPTLAPAPGARPARTQAPAPSRSPRDSCESLNNLDSGNKEKFSQMLSINEELQARLAQGLTGPSRAAPGPRAPEPRAPEPQLSPRSNASEVRAWLQGKGFSSGTVAALGALSGAQLFSLQKDKFRALSPEEGARVYSQITVQRSLLEDKEKVSELEAVMKKQKKRMEDEVETEVI is encoded by the exons ATGAGCTCCACCACTGG TCCAGAAGCTTCTCCCAAACGGAGTGCCAAGTCTATCTATG AACAGAGGAAGCGGTACTCCACCGAGGTTATGGCCGATGTTTCCCAATATCCAGTCAAT CACCTGGTGACCTTCTGCCTGGGTGAGGAGGATGGCGTGCACACGGTGGAGGACGCCTCGCGGAAGCTGGCCCTCATGGACAGCCAAGGCCGCGTCTGGGCCCAGGACATGCTGCTGCGCGTGTCTCCCACACACGTTGCGCTGCTGGACCCAGTCTCCAAG gAGGAGCTGGAGTCTTACCCGCTGAGCGCCATCGTGCGTTGCGACACGGTGATACCGCCGGGCCAGAGCTGCTCACTGCTGCTGCTCGTGTGCCAGGAGCCCGAGCGCACGCAGCCCGACGTGCACTTCTTCCAGGGCCTGCGTCTGGCG GCGGAGCTGATCCGAGAGGACATCCAGGGGGCTCTGCACAACTATCGCTCGGGCCGCGGGGAGCGCAGGGCGGCGGCGCTCAG GGCTACGCGAAAGGAGCTGCAGTGCCACCCCTCGCCCGCCGCCGAGACCCCGCCCCTGCAGCACCGCCCGACGGTCCGCGCCGCGATCAACACGGTGGAGCCGGCCACGGGCCGCGGGCGACCCCAGGCGGACCCCATCCCAGAGACTGCAGAGATGCGGAGGCCGGGCCGGGCGGAGGTCTGCAGCAGCGCTGACCCGACCTCTCGGGACCTGGGCCCCTGCGGCCCAGACCTGGCCAGTCTGCAGGCGGAGCGGGAAGTG GACATCCTGAACCACGTGTTCGACGACGTGGAGACCTTCGTATCAAGGCTGCAGAAGTCTGCCGAGGCGACCCGAGTGCTGGAGCACCGAGAGCGCAGCCGCAGGACCCGGCACCGGGAGGCCGGGG AGGGCCTCCTGACGCTGCGGGCCAAGCCGCCCTCAGAGGCCGAGTTCATTGATGTGCTTCAGAAAATCAAGTACGCCTTCAGCTTGCTG GCCCGGCTGCGCAGCAACATCGCCAACCCCTCCTCCCCAGAACTGCTGCACTTCCTGTTCGGACCTCTGCAAATG ATTGTGGACGCCTCGGGCGGCCCCCAGTTCGCGAGCTGCGTGCGGCGGCCGCATCTGACTTCCGAGGCTGTGGCGCTGCTGTGGGACAACGTCACCCAACTTGAAAACACGCTCTGGACCTCGTTGGGGGACTCTTGGACCCGCCCGGG GATAGAGCTACCCTCAGAGGAGGGACCCCCATACAGACCTGAGTTCTACAGCGGCTGGGAGCCCACAGCCACGGACCCACAGGGCCGCGCCTGGGAAGACCCGGTAGAGAAACAGCTACAGCACGAGCGGCGCCGCCAGCAG CAAAGCACTCCTCAGGTCGCTGTCAATGG TCACCAAGACCAGGAACCagaagctgagccccaggggctggaGCCGGCGGGAAAGTGGGTCCTATGTAATTATGACTTCCAGGCGCGCAATAGCAGCGAGCTGTCTGTCAAGCAGTGGGACATATTGGAG GTCCTGGATGACCAGCGCAAGTGGTGGAAGGTTCGGGACcagagggggcaggagggatATGTACCCTATAATATCCTGACACCCCACCCGGGGCCGCGGGGGGGCCGCAGCCTG GAGAACAgcactccctctccccctccaccaccaaTGTCGGCCCCGGCTCCGgctccccctccaccaccagcGCCACCAGCGCCGGCCGTGGCTCcggctccccaccccccaccagcgTCCGCCCTGGCTCCGGCTCCCCCTCCCCCGTCAGCCTCGGCCCCGGCTCctacccccccgccccctcccgcacCAGTGCCGACCCTGGCTCCAGCTCCCGGTGCCCGACCAGCGCGGACCCAGGCTCCGGCTCCGTCTCGGTCTCCCAGGGACAGCTGCGAGAGCCTCAACAACTTGGACTCCGGCAATAAGG AGAAATTCTCCCAGATGCTCAGTATCAACGAGGAGCTGCAGGCACGCCTGGCCCAGGGCCTCACGGGCCCCAGCCGCGCAGCCCCGGGGCCTCGCGCCCCGGAGCCCCGCGCCCCGGAGCCGCAGCTCAGCCCGCGCTCCAACGCTTCGGAGGTCCGCGCCTGGCTGCAGGGCAAGGGCTTTAGTTCAGG GACCGTGGCCGCGCTAGGCGCACTGAGCGGCGCGCAGCTATTCTCGCTGCAGAAAGATAAGTTTCGGGCGCTGAGCCCCGAGGAGGGGGCGCGCGTGTACAGCCAGATCACAGTGCAGCGCTCGCTGCTGGAG gaCAAAGAGAAAGTGTCAGAGCTGGAGGCGGTAATGAAGAAGCAAAAGAAGAGGATGGAAGACGAGGTGGAAACGGAAGTCATTTGA